The Brassica oleracea var. oleracea cultivar TO1000 chromosome C6, BOL, whole genome shotgun sequence genome includes a region encoding these proteins:
- the LOC106296947 gene encoding protein ODORANT1, translating into MGRQPCCDKVGLKKGPWSADEDRKLMNFILTHGQCCWRAVPKLAGLLRCGKSCRLRWTNYLRPDLKRGLLSDHEEKMVIDLHSQLGNRWSKIASHLPGRTDNEIKNHWNTHIKKKLRKMGIDPLTHKPLSIVEQEEEKPLKKLQKPMEQTAEEPTNDCLTKDSNSKNMFMAMNLEYGVEEVPTIDPECLELICNNSPTSSSSSNESSILKDFQFPDFDWSDYGIDNNNHHNNNGVDNIMENNVMSLWDVDDFSSWDLCNII; encoded by the exons ATGGGGAGACAACCATGCTGTGACAAAGTAGGATTGAAGAAAGGACCATGGAGTGCAGATGAAGACAGGAAGCTCATGAACTTCATCCTCACCCATGGACAATGTTGTTGGAGAGCTGTTCCTAAGCTTGCCGGTCTTCTCAGGTGTGGCAAGAGTTGTAGACTTCGTTGGACAAATTATCTTCGACCAGACCTTAAGAGAGGTCTTCTCTCGGATCACGAGGAGAAGATGGTCATTGACCTCCATTCCCAGCTCGGCAACAG GTGGTCAAAGATAGCTTCTCATTTACCAGGAAGAACAGACAATGAAATCAAGAACCACTGGAACACTCACATCAAGAAGAAGTTAAGGAAAATGGGGATCGATCCTCTCACACATAAACCACTCTCTATAGTTGAACAAGAAGAAGAAAAACCTTTAAAGAAGCTGCAGAAACCAATGGAGCAGACTGCGGAGGAACCAACTAATGATTGTCTTACCAAAGACAGCAACAGCAAGAACATGTTTATGGCAATGAATCTTGAGTATGGCGTGGAAGAAGTCCCTACGATTGATCCGGAGTGTTTAGAGCTTATCTGTAACAACTCACCCACGTCTTCCAGTTCATCTAATGAATCAAGCATCTTGAAGGATTTTCAGTTCCCGGATTTCGATTGGTCGGACTATGGTATTGATAATAATAATCATCATAATAATAATGGTGTGGACAACATAATGGAGAACAATGTGATGAGCCTGTGGGATGTTGATGACTTTAGCAGTTGGGATCTCTGTAATATTATTTGA